AACTGGGATGTTTTAACAGCATCTCTTGTTGTAATAGCTGTTTATGAGCTAATCAATGAAAGGTATGGTGTTGGAGGAGCTCTGCTTGGTTTAGCAACATCAGCTAAGCTAATACCACTTTTTGCAGTTATTGCTATTGGCTATGACATGCTTCAGAAAAGTCTTCGCAAAGAAATTGGCTATGAGAAGATAACAAGCTTTGCAACCGGTTTTACATTATTTGGAGCAGCTCCATACATGGTTGTAGCAGCTTTTTTCAGCAAAGGCTTCTCTGATTTTGTGAATCATCACATGACATGGTATTGCGAAAACTGTTTGTATCTACCGATAGTTCATGATATATACAATCCAATTCATAGAATATTATTCTACACACTAGCAACAATATTTATGCTACTTGTAATGACTGTTGAGATAAGCAATTGGAGAAAACTTGTGGAGGTATCTCTACAGGCAATAGCAACAGGCATAGTATTCAACTACATCTTCTCACCACAAATGATTCTTCTAATAACACCACTAGCACTGCTAGCAATTCCAAAAACATTGATAGCACCATACATCTTCGCTGATGCTGCAAGTGCATCAATAATCCTAATGTTTTTCAAAGACCAGGAAATAAGACAGGCAATAGCAAAATATGTTGAAATACCTGTAAAGTTTTCCCCATGGACAATAGACTCTCCAGTTCAGTGGGTAGCAACAATAAGAAACGCAATACTGCTTGCAGCATACATTATTCAACTTTATTTGCTTATCAAACAACAGAGTAGTGAATAGATAACTCAAGATTCTTTTGTAAAAACGTTTTCTCTATGTCTTAGCAGGTGATGCAGCAAGAATTATTGCGCCAGATGGGCACATAGATATGCATGCTGGTTCCAACCCACCTCTTCTAAGCTGTAAACAAAGATCGCAATTCACTATATCTCCTCTACTTATTCTAATCGCTCTAATTGGACAAGCATATATGCAGTCCATGCACTTGTTGCATTTCTTCATATCGATGATTATCTCCCCCATGCCACCTCTGATAATAGCATCTCTTTTGCATGCAGATTGGCATTTAGCATTTGTGCAGTGCAGACATGCTGTGGGGAAGACAAGTCCATAGTCTGTTTTCCTTATTCTCACATAGGATTTTCCATCGTGAATAAAACTGCATATAGCATTGCATGTTTCGCAGCCCATGCACTTTCCATAGTCGAATATTTTTAGAAATGGTTTTGCAGATAAGCAAAACTCTGCTTCTACACCACCATGCCTATTTAAAAACTCGCACATGGTTTTCGCCAACCCCTCATCCCATGTCACAGCTCTTGGCAAAAACCTTTCAACTGGCCTTAGTCTTTTCACCATATCCTCAACACTTATCTTCTCACCAGAAAGCATAGCATCTACAACTCTAACAGCTTTTAGCGCATGGTCAATGGCAAGACCTATTTTCGATGGGCCTGTAGCAACATCGCCAACAGCAAAAATGTTTGTATTTGGAATTCTATAGTCGCTTCCAACAACTATTCTCCCAGATGAGTCTATGTATTTCAGTAGTTCTCCAGAGTATATTGGTGGTGTTGGTGTTTCACCAACTGCAGCAACAATGAGATCTGCTTCTATGAAAAACTCTGTTCCAGGTACTGGTATGGGTTTTGGTCTACCACTTTCATCTGGTGGACCAAGCTGAACCTTGAGAAACTCAACCCCTTTGGCATAGCCACTTTCAACAACAATTCTCTTTGGTTGTGCAAGCTCAATCCACTTAACACCTTTGTCAATAAGCTTCTTAATTTTGTATTCACCAGCAGGAGCTTCTCTAATGGTTCTTCTATACACCATATAAACCTCGCTTATGCCCATAGACAAACACTCTTCAGCAGCATCAACAGCACTTAGACCAGCTCCAATAACAATGGCTTTTCTAAAAGAATCAAAACCGTTTTTGGCTAATCCAAGTTCAGAAACCCTTCTTCTATACAAAAAGCTTAGTGCTGTAACAACATTTTTCGCATTCTCTCCCTCAACACCAAGAAGCCTAGATCTCCACGCACCAGTAGCAATAACTACTGCATCATAGTTTCTAGAGAGTTGAGTTAGATCAACTCTTTTCTCAACAAACTCATCACCTTCATCAACACCATTACCCAAAGCCACTTTGGTTTTTAGGTAGAATCTAACACCAAAGTTTTGCTCAAGATCCTTCCAACCCTCGAAAACCTCCTCCAGTGGTATTCTTGAACGTGGTATAGCAAATGTCATCATGCCCCCGGGGTATGGAAGCTTATCATAAACATCAACTTCATAGCCTCTGCAAACAAGATAACCAGTTGCTGCAAGACCTGCTGGACCTGCTCCAACAACAGCAACTCTTTTTCCAATATCTCCAAAGGGTTCTCTACACAGAAAAGCAAATTTCAGTTTGGTTCACCAAAAGCCAAGGTTGTTTAACAGTGTAATAGGTTTAAGAGTCTTACAAGCACTGACTTTTTGTGGTGTGGTAATTGAGAATAGCTGTACGTGTCTACATGGACTTGACTAAGAAGCTTGGTTGGAGCGAAAAGGTTTTTGTTTTAGATAGGGAGAAGGTAAATTTGAAAGAGCTTTTGTCTCTTCTTGAAGATCTGAAAAGTGTTGTGCTTAGCAATTTGGATGACTACATGGTTTTGGTAAATGGTGTTAACATAAAGCTTCTTAAAGGCATTGAAACAGAGATTTGCAGTGATTCAACTATAGATATATTTCCTCCAGCTGCTGGGGGGTAGTAAAAGCAACAAGTTTTTGCACATGCTACACACTTTAGCATAAGCTTTATATAAGCACTTTGCATGTTTCTGTACTTAGGAGTTGCATGATTTGGATGAGACTATGCCTGTTGGTGGATACATGGGCAGAGTTTTGAGAGTTAATCTGTCTGAGGGCAGGGTAAGGATTGAGGATTTGCCTTCTGAGGATGTTCTCAGAAAGTGGGTTGGTGGCAGGGGGCTTGGAGTATACTACATGCTTAAAGAGGTTAATCCACGAGTAGATCCTCTAAGCCCAGAGAACAAAGCAATTGTTGCTACAGGTCCTTTAACAGGTGTTACAGGAATACCCTCTTCCGGTAGATGGTGTTCTGTAACAAAATCTCCATTAACAAACACCATACATGATTCTCACAGTGGTGGAAAGTTTGGTCCTGAGCTAAAGTTTGCTGGATTTGACATGGTTATTGTTGAGGGTGCTTCGGAGAAACCTGTTTATCTTTGGATTTATGATGGCAAAGCTGAGCTTAGAGATGCTAAGCATTTGTGGGGTAAGGACACTCATTCAACAACTGATATGATTAGAGAAGAGCTTGCACCTGTTGTTGGATCTGATGAAGCTAGAGAGATAAAGGTTGCTTGCATAGGACCTGCTGGTGAGAATCTCGTTAGAATTGCGTGTATTATAAACGATAAGAACAGGGCTGCTGGTAGAGGTGGTCATGGAGCTGTTTGGGGATCTAAAAAGCTTAAAGCTATAGCTGTTAGAGGTCATATGAAGCCTCGTGTGGCTAATGAGGAGAGGCTTGAGGAGGTTGCTCTCAAGTCTATGGATATTATAAAGAAGTCTCCTGTAACATCACAAACTCTTCCAAAGTATGGAACAGCTGCACTAGTTAATGTTATAAATGCTCATGGGATTTTCCCAACAAGAAACTTTAGAACAGGTGTGTTTCCAGAGGCGAGTATGATTAGTGGTGAAAGAATTGCTGATGAGATTATGGATTGGAAAATGGCTGAGGAGGAAGTGTGCTGGGGTTGTGAAATAAAGTGTGCAAGATACACAAGACTTGTTAAACCACCGTTCACAGGTGAGGGTGGGGGACCAGAATACGAAACTGTTTGGGCCTTGGGCGCGGATACAGGTACAAGCGACTTGTATGCTGTTACAAAAGCTAATTATTTATGCAATGAGCTTGGCCTAGACACAATATCAATGGGAGCAACAATAGCTACTCTAATGGAGCTTGTATCACTTGGGAAAGTGCCAAAGGAGAAGCTGAGAGGCTTGAAGGTTGAGTGGGGCAATGGAGAAGCACTTGTTGAGCTAACATGGAGAACAGCATACAGATCTGGTATAGGCGATGACCTTGCCGAGGGAGCTGCTAGACTAGCTAAAAAGTATGGAGCACCAGAAATTGCCATGGTTGTTAGAAACCAGGAGCTTCCAGCATACGACCCAAGAGGTGCTCAAGGCCATGGACTAGCATATGCAACTAGCAACAGAGGTGGTTGCCACTTAAGAGCATACATGATAGCTCCCGAGGTTATTGGAATACCACAACTTCTCAACAGATTTGAGACCAAGGGCAAAGCTGCATGGGTTAAGGAGTTTCAAGATGTTTTCGCAGCTCTAGACAGTTTAGTTGTTTGCAAATTTGTTTCATTTGCTTACTGGGCAGATGTATTAGCTGAGCAACTATCAGCTGTAACTGGATGGAATGTAACAGCTGATGAGTTTAGGAAAATAGGTGAGAGGATATACAATGCTGAAAGAGTATTCAACATACTTGCCTTTGGAGATGGCGAAGAGTATGATACTTTGCCAAAAAGGTTACTAGAAGAGCCAATGCCAGAAGGGCCGGCTAAAGGCCATGTTGTAAAGCTAAGTGAGATGCTACCTGAGTATTACAGTGTTAGAGGATGGGTAAGGGGAAGACCAACAAGAGCAAAACTAGAAGAACTAGATCTGAAGTGGTTAGCGGATAGATTAGAGAAAGAGGGTTTGCTACCAGCATAACAAAACAAATTATTTTTTTCACCACACATTTTCTAATGCATAGCTTCAGCAACTTTCTCCATAGAGAAAAGGGTTATTGTTGAAGCTCGTTAATTGGAATTGCTGATGCTGTTGTTACTCCAAATCCTATTGACCTCGACTTTCCTATTCCAAAAATGTTTGCAAGAGCCATTAGCTTATCTATTTTCTCCACAATTTTTCTTTTGCTTATTGTTAGCTTTAGAATTGCATATCCTATGAAACCTCTTATAGACCTTTTCTCATCGTATTTAACTGTTCTTGGCTTTACATCAAGATCTATTGGTGTTAAAACAACTTCGCATAGCCTTCCAAGAAAGTAGTCTGACCACTCATCCGATGGTCCTCCAAACAGTGTTTCTCCTGTTGCTGATCTCCACAACTTTGATAGGTAGTTGCATATGTGGCTTGTTGATGGATATAATATGTATAGATTCTCTGCTTTCTCCAACCTCTTTCTAAAGCTTTCTAGTGGCGGAGCCATAAGCTTTGATGATAGGAGAACAGGCGTGTGGAAAACCATTTTAATAAGCTGCTTACCAGAATCTGCAAAACCAATGCTCAAGCTTTTCAAAGGTGTGAACTCAAGTGTTTTGAGAGAAACCCTAACCCTCCTACCCCAGATAGAAACCAAACACTCACCACCAGAAGCAATAGAGTCAAGCTTCGAAGAATCACTCAAAACAAACGACATGTCGAACCAGGCTCTAGAACCAGAAGAAAGCATTGCACCACCATCAAGAATATACCTACGCCTAGAACCAGAAACAACATAGAGAGGAGAAACAGAAAAAGGCTTAACAGAAGCTCTAACCTCATAGAAAGACCTTGCCCACTCAAACTCTCTACAGAGATAAATCAAAGCCTTAACAAATCTACCACTATACAAAGAAACAACAACATCATCAACAGCCTCAACATCAAAAGTAGCTCTGCAAACAAGCAAAACTCTCACCCTCTCAAACACAACAAACTCCAAAAGCTAATAAATCTGAGCAGCACATGGAAAACCAAATAAGCAAGAATCCAAAAAATGGAATTGAAAGTGTAGTTGTTTGAGCCAATAACGCTACTGGAGATGCTAGCAAAGCTGAATCCAAAAAATGGAATTGAAAGCAATTTAGGAAATCGCCAAGCTGTTGTTAGAGTGGATGAAGCTGGGAATCCAAAAAATGGAATTGAAAGTGCCCCTGGTTTGGTGTACTGCTCATATTTCAATTGTTATTTAGGAATCCAAAAAATGGAATTGAAAGTAAAGTTTATGCCCAATCAACAAACACAACATATGTGATTTACTCTGAATCCAAAAAATGGAATTGAAAGAGCCGTCCATGCATACACAGATAGCTGTGACTCAATTATTTCAGAATCCAAAAAATGGAATTGAAAGAATGCATTTCCTGTACTTGAATGAGCAAAGAAAATATGTTGCTGAATCCAAAAAATGGAATTGAAAGTTGTTTCTAGTTCCATGGTATTTGCATGACAAGCTTTGTGAAGACCCCGAATCCAAAAAATGGAATTGAAAGGTGCTATACAAAAGCACAAGAGCTTCTCCAAAGCCAATTCTGAATCCAAAAAATGGAATTGAAAGATATATGCAATGTCATCGCTACAGAGGCTATTCCAATCAGGAATCCAAAAAATGGAATTGAAAGTTGAATCGATTTTTCCTTGCTTTGCTAAGGTGTTTGCAACTTCGAATCCAAAAAATGGAATTGAAAGAGCTTTAAAGCCCGCAAACAGCTCTTTGCATTTCTTTGTATCTGGAATCCAAAAAATGGAATTGAAAGTGATGCAATGTTTATGTCCATGGCTATCACAGTCTAAATGTTTGAATCCAAAAAATGGAATTGAAAGTAATTATAATACTAGTATTAGTACTGGTGATTAGAAGATGAGTGAATCCAAAAAATGGAATTGAAAGAATGAAAATCACAGCTGTGTCAGAACTCAACAAAAGAATTGAATCCAAAAAATGGAATTGAAAGTAGCATGTTTGTTTGGAGTTTCTAAGGCTTGCTTGGCTATGTTGATGGCTTTTTCATTTATTTAAGCCACTCTTCATATTCTGGTATGAATCTTTCTATGATTTCTGATACTAGTGCTTCGCTTACAAATCTTAGCATATAGTCTGCTGGTACGTATCGTACTGTGACTATTTGTAGTGGGTTTATTGAACCTAGATATATTATGCTATCATCTATTATAACAGCTTTGAAGTGGAATTTGGGCTTTTTAACAACTTTTACATGGCATTTCTCTAAAATCTCGATGCACATCCCATGTTCCTCAACATCACTAACCTGATCTTTTTCAGGAGGTCTTGTAATCACTACCACCCTACACCCCCTCTCTAGAGCACGTCTAACCTCCTCAAGGCTGCAGAACTTCTCTACTGCAGCTCTGTTGAGAAAAGGTGATATCACTATCGCATGGCTAGCCATGTTCTTTAAATCCTTGCGCAACTCCACGAGAAACTGATCAGGATCTAGGATTTGAGTAGCTGCCTTAAAGAACT
The DNA window shown above is from Ignisphaera cupida and carries:
- a CDS encoding MoaD/ThiS family protein; translation: MRIAVRVYMDLTKKLGWSEKVFVLDREKVNLKELLSLLEDLKSVVLSNLDDYMVLVNGVNIKLLKGIETEICSDSTIDIFPPAAGG
- the cas6 gene encoding CRISPR system precrRNA processing endoribonuclease RAMP protein Cas6; this encodes MFERVRVLLVCRATFDVEAVDDVVVSLYSGRFVKALIYLCREFEWARSFYEVRASVKPFSVSPLYVVSGSRRRYILDGGAMLSSGSRAWFDMSFVLSDSSKLDSIASGGECLVSIWGRRVRVSLKTLEFTPLKSLSIGFADSGKQLIKMVFHTPVLLSSKLMAPPLESFRKRLEKAENLYILYPSTSHICNYLSKLWRSATGETLFGGPSDEWSDYFLGRLCEVVLTPIDLDVKPRTVKYDEKRSIRGFIGYAILKLTISKRKIVEKIDKLMALANIFGIGKSRSIGFGVTTASAIPINELQQ
- a CDS encoding phospholipase D-like domain-containing protein, whose product is MFRDVIRKRLEKGPILKRLREEFFKAATQILDPDQFLVELRKDLKNMASHAIVISPFLNRAAVEKFCSLEEVRRALERGCRVVVITRPPEKDQVSDVEEHGMCIEILEKCHVKVVKKPKFHFKAVIIDDSIIYLGSINPLQIVTVRYVPADYMLRFVSEALVSEIIERFIPEYEEWLK
- a CDS encoding FAD-dependent oxidoreductase — its product is MKFAFLCREPFGDIGKRVAVVGAGPAGLAATGYLVCRGYEVDVYDKLPYPGGMMTFAIPRSRIPLEEVFEGWKDLEQNFGVRFYLKTKVALGNGVDEGDEFVEKRVDLTQLSRNYDAVVIATGAWRSRLLGVEGENAKNVVTALSFLYRRRVSELGLAKNGFDSFRKAIVIGAGLSAVDAAEECLSMGISEVYMVYRRTIREAPAGEYKIKKLIDKGVKWIELAQPKRIVVESGYAKGVEFLKVQLGPPDESGRPKPIPVPGTEFFIEADLIVAAVGETPTPPIYSGELLKYIDSSGRIVVGSDYRIPNTNIFAVGDVATGPSKIGLAIDHALKAVRVVDAMLSGEKISVEDMVKRLRPVERFLPRAVTWDEGLAKTMCEFLNRHGGVEAEFCLSAKPFLKIFDYGKCMGCETCNAICSFIHDGKSYVRIRKTDYGLVFPTACLHCTNAKCQSACKRDAIIRGGMGEIIIDMKKCNKCMDCIYACPIRAIRISRGDIVNCDLCLQLRRGGLEPACISMCPSGAIILAASPAKT
- a CDS encoding aldehyde ferredoxin oxidoreductase family protein; its protein translation is MPVGGYMGRVLRVNLSEGRVRIEDLPSEDVLRKWVGGRGLGVYYMLKEVNPRVDPLSPENKAIVATGPLTGVTGIPSSGRWCSVTKSPLTNTIHDSHSGGKFGPELKFAGFDMVIVEGASEKPVYLWIYDGKAELRDAKHLWGKDTHSTTDMIREELAPVVGSDEAREIKVACIGPAGENLVRIACIINDKNRAAGRGGHGAVWGSKKLKAIAVRGHMKPRVANEERLEEVALKSMDIIKKSPVTSQTLPKYGTAALVNVINAHGIFPTRNFRTGVFPEASMISGERIADEIMDWKMAEEEVCWGCEIKCARYTRLVKPPFTGEGGGPEYETVWALGADTGTSDLYAVTKANYLCNELGLDTISMGATIATLMELVSLGKVPKEKLRGLKVEWGNGEALVELTWRTAYRSGIGDDLAEGAARLAKKYGAPEIAMVVRNQELPAYDPRGAQGHGLAYATSNRGGCHLRAYMIAPEVIGIPQLLNRFETKGKAAWVKEFQDVFAALDSLVVCKFVSFAYWADVLAEQLSAVTGWNVTADEFRKIGERIYNAERVFNILAFGDGEEYDTLPKRLLEEPMPEGPAKGHVVKLSEMLPEYYSVRGWVRGRPTRAKLEELDLKWLADRLEKEGLLPA